The following coding sequences are from one Nicotiana tomentosiformis chromosome 3, ASM39032v3, whole genome shotgun sequence window:
- the LOC117278495 gene encoding uncharacterized protein, which translates to MDRNHLHHRLDPFQAFARETAALSPLHCLHVPLIHMLRMMIQRFKPSKQTTKIITNAIKKLYDGPYATWTNFPYSLKEQIFNQFKSKCVWEDCYSEEVAANFHHKARKRLADHFLDGRKKKKRHDWCLQHLWDDLLRQWQTENFLRRSEKEKKARSSKKRGSLHTRGAIYIGTIKRRLENKYGRPMSQDELFKETHILKKKKEGDGDRWVEERVETAYGRYQSNMEEFIRSQLAGELGEPTQPSDEDAERIW; encoded by the exons atggatcgcaaccatcttcatcatcgtctCGATCCATTTCAGGCCTTCGCCCGTGAGACAGCAGCTCTGAGCCCCCTACACTGTCTACATGTGCCTCTAATACACATGCTGAGGATGATGATccagag gttcaagcCGAGTAAGcagactacgaagataatcactAATGCGATcaaaaagctttatgatggcccttatgcgacttggactaaTTTTCCATACTCACTGAaagagcaaattttcaatcagtttaag agcaagtgtgtatgggaagactgCTATAGCGAggaagtggctgcaaattttcatcataaagcccGCAAGAGATTAGCGGATCATTTCTTGGATggtagaaagaagaaaaagaggcatGACTGGTGTCTGCAACATTTATGGGATGATTTGTTAAGGCAATGGCAGACCGAGAATTTCTTACGGAGGagcgaaaaagaaaagaaagctcGCTCATCCAAGAAGAGGGGCTCCTTGCACACTAGGGGTGCTATCTACAtcgggacaataaaaagaagattg gaaaataagtatgggcgtccaatgagccaGGATGAActattcaaggagacgcatattttaaagaagaagaaagagggggatggagataggtgggtcgaggaacGGGTagagactgcatat ggtcgctaccaaagtaacatgGAAGAATTCATTCGTAGTCAGCTAGCTGGTGAATTGggcgagccaacccaaccttcggacgaggatgctgaaagaatatggtag
- the LOC138891440 gene encoding uncharacterized protein, whose translation MAAFEALYDRRCRSLIGWFEVGEAKLIGPYLVHQAMEKVKIIKERLKNAQSRQKSYSDVRRRDLEFKEDDWVFLKVSPMKGIMRFGKKGKLSARYVGPYRVIQRIGQVAYKLELSPEMLLVHPVFHVSMLKKVVGDSSAIVPVETIEVNEELSYEEIPVVILDRQVRKLRNK comes from the coding sequence atggcggcatttgaggccttgtatgataggagatgtagatcgctgattggatggttcgaggttggagaagctaAACTGATAGGGCCataccttgtgcatcaggctatggagaaggttaagatcataaaagagcggttgaaaaATGCCCAGAGTCgccagaaatcctattcggatgttcgtcgcagagacttagagttcaaagaagatgattgggtgttcttgaaggtctcccccatgaaggggatcatgcggtttggaaagaaagggaaattgagtgcgaggtatgtcgggccgtatagaGTCATTCAAAGGATCGGTCAGGTAGCGTACAAACTTGAGCTATCACCTGAGATGttattagtacacccggtatttcatgtgtccatgttgaagaaggtagttggagattcgtccgctattgtgccggttgagaccatcgaggttaatgaagaattgtcctACGAAGAGATCCCAGTTGTCAtccttgataggcaagttcgaaagttgagaaataaataa